From the Methanobacterium sp. CWC-01 genome, the window TCAGTGGAGACGGCCACTCTTAAAACTAAAAGCAGGACCAGGGACAACAATCCACTTACCAGGCAATAGGTCCGGTATCTGCCCCATACAGAAGAATCTGCATTTTTCAATCCCTTCCCTACCAAAAGCTGAGCCGCGATTATAACCAGGAAGGCAGAGGCACTCACCAGGTTATGGGGTAACTGGGAGAGATAATCCTCGGGGAACACCCCGGCCAGCATCACCAGGAGACCGAAGAGTATCACCAGATTACTACCGGTCCGGATGGATTTACCCGGGGTTTTGGGCAGGCCCTCCCGGAGACCCAGGCCCAGGCAGAGAGATAAGAAACCGAAGATTATGAAGTTCAGGTTCTGTATAAAGGCGTAGGGCCCCACCCCCAGATCACTGATGAAGTTGTAGCTTTGACTGTAACCCGGTCGCAGCAGACTGGCCACTACAACCAGTACTGTGAATAGTAGGGGAGCCATGATGCCACAGTAAGCGTAGAAACGT encodes:
- a CDS encoding DUF998 domain-containing protein, which encodes MNKQRFYAYCGIMAPLLFTVLVVVASLLRPGYSQSYNFISDLGVGPYAFIQNLNFIIFGFLSLCLGLGLREGLPKTPGKSIRTGSNLVILFGLLVMLAGVFPEDYLSQLPHNLVSASAFLVIIAAQLLVGKGLKNADSSVWGRYRTYCLVSGLLSLVLLLVLRVAVSTDSDYQGAVQRIFLAVPWIWIGGSGVKLYTTSVR